One window of Flexivirga oryzae genomic DNA carries:
- a CDS encoding MDR family MFS transporter translates to MSNATAAKTAPVSGEYTHRQILTILTGLLLGMFLAALDQTIVSTAIPRIANELHGLSIQAWVTTAYLITSTITTPIYGKLGDLYGRKKLFIFAIGVFITGSAMCSFATSMYELAAFRAFQGIGAGGLMTLVLAIIGDLVPPRERAKYTGYFMATFGTSSVLGPVVGGFLAQTNSFLGVTGWRWVFLVNVPIGILALFVVSATLHLPHTRREARIDWWGAVALVVALVPLLTVAEQGRTWGWGSVTSMACYVIGVIGVAAFVWIEHVMGADALIPLRIFKIRAASVTIVASVIVGMGMFGGITVLPLYMQIVHGASPMTSGLMMLPMVAGMMIASIVSGLITASTGRIRGFPILGTLVATAGMALLWLFVTADTSLVLVMLMMFLVGLGLGNCMQPLTLIVQNAVPPQEIGVATSAATFFRQTGGTIGVAVFLSILFSTLGDKIKDALAAAMKADPSLATPANQKVFGKIAATVENDSTILQQVPHKIAHPFMVGFADSMDLIFLCAAVLMFIAFLVLLLMPPVELRAQSAQAAAAAEGGAEDPGEGLEPEPVGVGAGTAGRHIAESGDTLSEVDESLSPRHSAD, encoded by the coding sequence GTGAGCAACGCAACGGCGGCCAAGACGGCGCCCGTGAGCGGTGAATACACCCACCGGCAGATCCTGACGATCCTCACCGGTCTGCTGCTCGGCATGTTCCTCGCCGCGCTCGACCAGACGATCGTCAGCACCGCGATCCCCCGGATCGCCAATGAGCTGCACGGCCTGTCCATCCAGGCGTGGGTCACCACGGCATACCTGATCACCTCGACGATCACGACCCCGATCTACGGCAAGCTCGGCGACCTCTACGGCCGCAAGAAGCTGTTCATCTTCGCCATCGGCGTCTTCATCACCGGTTCGGCGATGTGCTCCTTCGCCACCTCGATGTACGAGCTGGCCGCGTTCCGCGCCTTCCAGGGGATCGGCGCCGGTGGCCTGATGACCCTCGTGCTGGCGATCATCGGCGACCTCGTGCCGCCGCGGGAACGCGCGAAGTACACCGGCTATTTCATGGCGACGTTCGGCACCTCGTCGGTGCTCGGACCGGTCGTCGGCGGCTTCCTCGCCCAGACCAACTCCTTCCTCGGGGTCACCGGGTGGCGCTGGGTCTTCCTGGTGAACGTGCCGATCGGTATCCTCGCGCTCTTCGTGGTCAGCGCCACCTTGCACCTGCCGCACACCCGCCGTGAGGCGCGCATCGACTGGTGGGGCGCCGTCGCGCTGGTCGTCGCGCTCGTGCCGCTGCTGACCGTTGCCGAGCAGGGCCGCACCTGGGGCTGGGGGTCGGTGACCTCGATGGCCTGCTACGTGATCGGTGTCATCGGTGTCGCCGCCTTCGTCTGGATCGAGCACGTCATGGGCGCCGACGCGCTGATCCCGTTGCGCATCTTCAAGATCCGCGCCGCGTCGGTGACCATCGTCGCCAGCGTGATCGTGGGAATGGGCATGTTCGGTGGCATCACCGTGCTGCCGCTCTACATGCAGATCGTGCACGGTGCGTCGCCGATGACCTCGGGCCTGATGATGCTGCCGATGGTGGCCGGCATGATGATCGCCTCGATCGTCTCCGGTCTGATCACGGCGAGCACCGGCCGGATCCGCGGATTCCCGATCCTCGGCACCCTGGTCGCGACGGCCGGGATGGCACTGCTGTGGCTCTTCGTCACCGCCGACACCAGCCTCGTCCTGGTCATGCTGATGATGTTCCTGGTCGGCCTCGGCCTCGGCAACTGTATGCAGCCGCTGACGCTGATCGTGCAGAATGCCGTCCCACCGCAGGAGATCGGCGTGGCCACCTCCGCCGCGACCTTCTTCCGGCAGACCGGTGGCACGATCGGTGTTGCCGTCTTCCTGTCGATCCTGTTCAGCACGCTCGGCGACAAGATCAAGGACGCCCTGGCTGCCGCGATGAAGGCCGACCCCTCGCTGGCAACGCCGGCCAACCAGAAGGTCTTCGGCAAGATCGCCGCCACGGTGGAGAACGACTCGACGATCCTGCAGCAGGTTCCGCACAAGATCGCGCACCCGTTCATGGTCGGCTTCGCGGACTCGATGGACCTGATCTTCCTGTGCGCGGCAGTGCTGATGTTCATCGCGTTCCTGGTGCTGCTGCTGATGCCGCCCGTCGAGCTGCGCGCCCAGTCGGCGCAGGCCGCTGCCGCAGCCGAGGGCGGCGCGGAGGACCCCGGCGAGGGCCTCGAGCCGGAGCCGGTCGGTGTCGGCGCGGGCACCGCAGGTCGGCACATCGCGGAGTCGGGTGACACGCTCAGCGAGGTCGACGAGTCGCTGTCCCCGCGGCACAGCGCGGACTGA
- a CDS encoding MarR family winged helix-turn-helix transcriptional regulator, producing the protein MPVEHAVAMELSAELIHLVKKIEAIRHYTPRVHPGSEPSTYPVIFALRRIGPARISAIAETVHSDVSTVSRQVSHLVGHGLVVKVSDPDDGRAQRVALTEEGDALVQRLQDGRGKWIQRMLADWDDDKARDFTRYLHEFVGELSRELDRARATGADLPEFPPTTGKDPA; encoded by the coding sequence ATGCCCGTTGAGCACGCCGTGGCGATGGAGCTGTCCGCCGAGCTCATCCACCTGGTGAAGAAGATCGAGGCGATCCGTCACTACACGCCGCGCGTGCACCCGGGGTCGGAGCCCTCGACATACCCGGTGATCTTCGCCCTGCGACGGATCGGCCCGGCGCGCATCTCAGCCATCGCCGAGACGGTCCATTCCGACGTGTCCACCGTCAGCCGGCAGGTGAGCCATCTGGTCGGCCACGGTCTGGTCGTCAAGGTGTCCGACCCGGACGACGGTCGCGCGCAGCGGGTCGCGCTCACCGAGGAGGGTGACGCGCTCGTGCAGCGCCTGCAGGACGGGCGCGGCAAGTGGATCCAGCGGATGCTGGCCGACTGGGACGACGACAAGGCGCGCGACTTCACCCGTTACTTGCATGAGTTCGTCGGCGAGCTCAGCCGCGAACTCGACCGGGCCCGGGCCACCGGCGCCGACCTCCCCGAATTTCCCCCAACCACTGGAAAGGACCCCGCGTGA
- a CDS encoding cytochrome c oxidase assembly protein, which translates to MTHQPRTARPTARPGALAAAVGAGLIACAAAVRFTGAADKLQLLDPGAVVRWGLPLANLLFELSIALTIGLLLLGGMLMPEGTKTARRIRACRYAAWSGLAWAVFGAAGAVLNYADDSGVHLGASGFWSGAWHWTWQLETLRNPAITSLVGLAVAVVCFVGVGRAVQVWLFFGALLALWPLALVGHSAGSNDHDAAVNSLAFHLAGVAVWVGGLLAVLIMWSRLGKGAPDVVARFSTIATWCYAMVGLSGILNAWIRLGGLDGLSSRYGVVVLTKAAALVGLGVLGWFQRRKVVDRLRAERTSQPGRAAFARLATIEALVMTVAIGLGAALSRSQPPIAGESPLQKTDIAFSLTDYPTPSPLVTSSWFTAWRVEWLFTVVAVVALGVYLHWVWRLHRRGDKWPIARTAWWIAGWASFTYFADSAPAIYGHVMFSMHMLMHMGVSMFVPICLVRGGIVTLAMRALPKRGDGTLGPREIILAIVHSRVFAFFANPIIAAVLSFGTLITFYYSPWFHLSLTTHTGHILMVAHFMITGYIYAYSLVGIDPGPKRWAPPIRMLILLVAIAFHAFFGVAMMTGTTLLAPDFFSVLHLSWVPDPLVDQQRAGTVAWGAGEFPTLILAMLIAAEWYRTDRAEGQRAERQAERDGDAELHAYNDYLAARARAGTHEKD; encoded by the coding sequence GTGACCCATCAGCCTCGCACGGCCCGCCCTACCGCGCGCCCCGGCGCGCTCGCCGCGGCCGTCGGAGCCGGGCTGATCGCCTGTGCCGCCGCGGTGCGGTTCACCGGCGCCGCGGACAAGCTGCAGTTGCTCGATCCCGGCGCCGTGGTGCGCTGGGGTCTGCCGCTGGCGAACCTGCTCTTCGAGCTGTCCATCGCGCTCACCATCGGGTTGCTGCTGCTCGGCGGGATGTTGATGCCGGAGGGTACGAAGACCGCGCGGCGTATCCGGGCCTGCCGGTATGCCGCGTGGTCCGGCCTCGCCTGGGCCGTCTTCGGAGCTGCCGGTGCAGTGCTCAACTATGCCGACGACTCCGGTGTGCACCTGGGCGCGAGCGGCTTCTGGTCCGGTGCCTGGCACTGGACCTGGCAGCTGGAGACCCTGCGCAACCCGGCGATCACCAGCCTCGTGGGACTGGCCGTCGCGGTCGTCTGTTTCGTCGGTGTCGGCCGGGCGGTGCAGGTCTGGCTGTTCTTCGGTGCCCTGCTCGCGCTCTGGCCGCTCGCGCTGGTCGGACACTCCGCCGGCAGCAACGACCACGACGCCGCCGTCAACTCTTTGGCATTCCACCTGGCCGGAGTCGCGGTCTGGGTGGGCGGCCTGCTCGCCGTGCTGATCATGTGGTCCCGGCTCGGGAAGGGCGCGCCCGACGTCGTCGCGCGCTTCTCGACGATCGCCACCTGGTGCTACGCGATGGTCGGTCTCTCCGGCATCCTCAACGCGTGGATCCGGCTCGGCGGACTCGACGGGCTGTCCTCGCGCTACGGCGTCGTCGTGCTCACCAAGGCTGCGGCTCTCGTCGGGCTCGGTGTCCTCGGCTGGTTCCAGCGCCGCAAGGTGGTCGACCGGCTGCGTGCCGAGCGCACGTCCCAACCGGGCCGGGCGGCGTTCGCGCGACTGGCCACCATCGAGGCGCTGGTCATGACCGTGGCCATCGGCCTCGGTGCAGCGCTCTCCCGCTCGCAGCCACCGATCGCCGGTGAGTCGCCCCTGCAGAAGACCGACATCGCCTTCTCCCTCACCGACTACCCGACGCCCTCCCCGCTGGTGACCAGCAGCTGGTTCACCGCCTGGCGGGTCGAGTGGCTCTTCACCGTCGTGGCCGTCGTCGCGCTGGGTGTCTACCTGCACTGGGTATGGCGTCTGCACCGACGCGGCGACAAGTGGCCGATCGCCCGCACGGCCTGGTGGATCGCCGGCTGGGCGAGCTTCACCTACTTCGCCGACTCGGCGCCGGCGATCTACGGCCACGTGATGTTCTCGATGCACATGCTGATGCACATGGGCGTGTCGATGTTCGTGCCGATCTGCCTGGTGCGCGGCGGCATCGTCACCCTGGCGATGCGGGCACTGCCCAAGCGCGGCGACGGCACCCTCGGCCCGCGCGAGATCATCCTGGCGATCGTGCACTCCCGGGTCTTCGCGTTCTTCGCCAACCCGATCATCGCCGCGGTGTTGTCCTTCGGCACGCTGATCACGTTCTACTACTCGCCGTGGTTCCACCTGTCGCTGACCACGCACACCGGCCACATCCTGATGGTCGCCCACTTCATGATCACCGGGTACATCTACGCCTACTCCCTGGTCGGCATCGACCCCGGGCCGAAGCGCTGGGCGCCGCCCATCCGGATGCTCATCCTGCTCGTCGCGATCGCCTTCCACGCGTTCTTCGGGGTGGCGATGATGACCGGCACGACGCTGCTGGCACCCGACTTCTTCTCGGTGCTCCATCTGTCGTGGGTGCCCGACCCGTTGGTCGACCAGCAACGCGCCGGCACGGTCGCGTGGGGTGCCGGTGAGTTCCCGACCCTCATCCTGGCCATGCTGATCGCCGCGGAGTGGTACCGCACCGACCGCGCCGAGGGCCAGCGCGCAGAGCGGCAGGCCGAGCGGGACGGCGACGCCGAGCTGCACGCCTACAACGACTACCTCGCGGCACGCGCACGTGCCGGCACCCACGAAAAGGACTGA
- a CDS encoding carbon-nitrogen family hydrolase, translated as MRIAAVQLAYDDTESLADRTDRVVSLVRAESGADLVVLPELWSAGGFSYREWPARSQDVSGSVVSALAGAARDARVWLHGGSIAEHPESGETGPEGKSLWNTSVLIAPDGSVTATYRKIHRFGFAGGEPKLMEAGEDVVVTDIAGVSAGLSTCYDLRFPELYRAQVDRGAKVFVVPAAWPEARVDAWSLLLRARAIEDQCFVIGCNTAGTHARTTMGGHSAVIAPTGEVLAEAGGDQEVLRIDIDPAAVDDFREAFPVLRDRRL; from the coding sequence ATGCGGATTGCCGCCGTTCAGCTGGCGTATGACGACACCGAGTCCCTCGCCGACCGCACCGACCGGGTGGTGTCGCTGGTGCGTGCGGAGTCTGGCGCCGATCTGGTGGTGTTGCCCGAGTTGTGGTCGGCGGGCGGCTTCTCCTACCGGGAGTGGCCGGCGCGCTCGCAGGACGTCAGCGGTTCGGTGGTGTCCGCGCTCGCGGGAGCCGCGCGGGATGCGAGGGTGTGGTTGCACGGCGGTTCGATCGCCGAGCACCCGGAGTCCGGGGAGACCGGCCCGGAGGGCAAGTCGCTGTGGAACACCTCGGTGCTCATCGCCCCGGACGGTTCGGTGACGGCCACCTACCGCAAGATCCACCGCTTCGGTTTCGCCGGCGGTGAGCCGAAGCTGATGGAGGCCGGCGAGGACGTCGTCGTCACCGACATCGCCGGTGTCAGCGCCGGACTGTCCACCTGTTACGACCTGCGTTTCCCGGAGCTCTACCGGGCGCAGGTGGATCGCGGCGCGAAGGTCTTCGTCGTACCGGCTGCATGGCCGGAGGCACGCGTCGACGCCTGGTCGCTGCTGTTACGGGCGCGCGCGATCGAGGACCAGTGCTTCGTGATCGGCTGCAACACCGCCGGCACGCACGCCAGGACCACGATGGGCGGGCACAGCGCGGTGATCGCGCCGACCGGAGAGGTGCTCGCCGAGGCCGGTGGCGATCAGGAGGTGCTGCGGATCGACATCGACCCGGCAGCGGTCGATGACTTCCGGGAGGCGTTCCCGGTGCTCCGCGACCGCCGGCTCTAA
- a CDS encoding LysE family translocator yields the protein MTQYLSFVALAAVLAIAPGPDSLLTLRSTLLGGRRRGAWTAAGILVANIVQGVVAASGLGALLMHAETAFRIIKWAGAVYLAYLGFLAIRAAWRMRSADGPVEAKMVTRRSPWSAAWQGFLCNITNPKVLAFNIAVLPQFVGEHASVATLLTYALTLAAVGSIVLVGLVAVAGLASRVLQRLTVRRSIEGATGVVMLGFATALAAESS from the coding sequence ATGACGCAGTACCTGTCCTTCGTCGCGCTCGCCGCTGTCCTGGCGATCGCGCCCGGCCCCGACTCGCTGCTGACCTTGCGCAGCACCCTGCTCGGCGGCCGGCGACGCGGTGCGTGGACGGCGGCCGGGATATTGGTCGCCAACATCGTGCAGGGGGTCGTGGCCGCGTCCGGGCTCGGCGCGCTGTTGATGCATGCCGAGACGGCCTTCCGGATCATCAAGTGGGCGGGCGCGGTCTACCTGGCCTATCTCGGTTTCCTGGCGATCCGGGCCGCCTGGCGGATGCGGTCGGCGGACGGCCCCGTCGAGGCGAAGATGGTCACGCGGCGCAGCCCCTGGTCGGCGGCGTGGCAGGGTTTCCTGTGCAACATCACGAACCCGAAGGTGCTGGCGTTCAACATTGCGGTGCTGCCGCAGTTCGTCGGCGAACACGCAAGCGTGGCAACGCTGTTGACCTATGCGCTCACGTTGGCCGCGGTCGGCTCCATCGTCCTGGTCGGCCTGGTCGCGGTGGCCGGGCTGGCCTCCCGGGTGCTGCAGCGGCTCACCGTGCGACGCAGCATCGAGGGTGCGACCGGTGTCGTGATGCTCGGCTTCGCGACGGCGCTGGCGGCCGAATCGAGTTAG
- a CDS encoding NHL domain-containing thioredoxin family protein, with translation MTKDRGPREVSERGTSGERRGVEVRVRAPELLGRRWLNTGGAAVRLADLRGKVAVLDFWTFCCVNCLHVLDELRPLEREFADQLVLIGVHSPKFEHEADPVALEQAVERYAVHHPVLDDPELQTWGAYTARAWPTLVVIDPEGYVVGQFSGEGHSHGLEVLIRELLEEHRAKGTLRTGDGPYVAPEAPTTALRFPGKLAAVGDGSYLVSDTAHHQVVQLEADLETERARYGDGHLDSPHGVLVLPPDAARRLGYDALVADTVRHQVFSIRFSDGEIRVQAGTGEQLRERSGSGAALGQPLSTPWDLAWWIDRVVIAMAGTHQLWALHLAADPKDNSVAVLAGTSQEGLRDGDAHGAWLAQPSGLAASADGKKVWIADSETSALRSISLQDTGFRLDSYVGKGLFDFGHLDGPASEALLQHPLGVAELPDGSVAIADTYNGAIRRYDPAAGEVSTLATDLAEPSDLLVEDDPAGARLVVVESAAHRVVRVAIPVAAARVSGPALQTQRPVTRVTPGALRLSVDFVPPTGQKLDKRYGDPTQLTVSASPEGLLRNGAGAAQGLERTLELADDITEGVLHISVRAAACDGDPITGELPEHAACHVYQQDWGIPVSLVADGADRLELALRGTSAS, from the coding sequence ATGACGAAGGACCGGGGCCCCCGCGAAGTATCGGAGCGAGGAACGAGCGGAGAACGTCGGGGGGTGGAGGTGCGCGTGCGCGCACCGGAACTCCTCGGTCGCCGCTGGCTCAACACCGGCGGCGCAGCCGTGCGACTGGCAGACTTGCGCGGCAAAGTTGCAGTGCTCGACTTCTGGACCTTCTGCTGCGTCAACTGCCTGCACGTCCTTGACGAATTACGGCCGCTGGAGCGTGAATTCGCCGATCAACTGGTGCTCATCGGGGTCCACTCGCCCAAGTTTGAGCACGAGGCGGATCCGGTTGCGCTGGAGCAGGCAGTGGAGCGTTACGCGGTCCACCACCCGGTGCTGGACGACCCCGAGCTGCAGACCTGGGGCGCCTACACCGCGCGCGCCTGGCCGACCCTGGTCGTCATCGACCCGGAGGGATATGTCGTCGGCCAGTTCTCCGGTGAAGGGCATTCCCACGGGCTCGAGGTGTTGATCCGCGAACTACTCGAGGAACACCGCGCCAAGGGCACGCTGCGCACAGGCGACGGACCGTATGTCGCGCCCGAGGCGCCGACGACCGCACTGCGTTTCCCAGGCAAGCTCGCGGCGGTCGGCGATGGCAGCTACCTGGTCTCGGACACCGCACACCACCAGGTGGTCCAGTTGGAGGCCGACCTGGAGACCGAACGTGCCCGCTACGGCGACGGCCACCTGGACTCACCGCACGGAGTACTCGTGCTTCCCCCGGACGCCGCGCGGAGGCTCGGCTACGACGCGTTGGTCGCCGACACGGTGCGCCACCAGGTCTTCTCGATCCGCTTCTCCGACGGCGAGATTCGGGTGCAGGCAGGCACCGGTGAGCAGCTGCGCGAACGGTCCGGTAGCGGCGCAGCGCTCGGCCAGCCGTTGTCGACCCCGTGGGACCTCGCCTGGTGGATCGACCGGGTCGTGATCGCGATGGCCGGCACGCACCAGCTGTGGGCGCTGCACCTCGCGGCCGACCCGAAGGACAACTCGGTCGCGGTGCTGGCCGGCACGAGTCAGGAAGGCTTGCGGGACGGGGACGCCCACGGCGCGTGGCTGGCGCAACCCTCCGGGCTCGCCGCATCCGCGGACGGCAAGAAGGTCTGGATCGCCGACTCCGAGACCTCTGCGTTGCGGTCGATCTCGTTGCAGGACACCGGCTTCCGCCTGGACTCGTATGTCGGCAAGGGGCTGTTCGACTTCGGCCACCTCGACGGCCCGGCATCCGAGGCGTTGCTGCAACACCCGCTCGGCGTCGCCGAGTTGCCCGACGGCAGCGTCGCGATCGCGGACACCTACAACGGCGCGATCCGCCGCTACGACCCGGCGGCCGGCGAGGTGTCGACGCTGGCCACGGACCTCGCCGAGCCGAGCGATCTGCTCGTCGAGGACGACCCGGCCGGCGCCCGGCTGGTGGTCGTCGAGTCGGCGGCCCACCGCGTCGTCCGGGTCGCCATACCCGTTGCTGCGGCACGTGTTTCGGGACCGGCCCTGCAGACGCAACGTCCGGTCACCCGGGTGACTCCCGGCGCGCTGCGGTTGTCGGTCGACTTCGTGCCACCGACCGGTCAGAAGCTCGACAAACGGTACGGCGACCCGACCCAGCTGACGGTGTCCGCCAGCCCGGAGGGGCTGCTCCGCAACGGCGCCGGCGCTGCCCAGGGGCTGGAGCGCACCTTGGAGCTTGCCGACGACATCACCGAGGGTGTCCTGCACATCTCGGTACGCGCGGCCGCCTGCGACGGTGATCCGATCACCGGCGAACTTCCGGAGCACGCGGCATGCCATGTCTACCAACAGGATTGGGGTATTCCGGTGTCGTTGGTCGCCGACGGAGCGGACCGTCTCGAGCTGGCCCTGCGCGGCACCTCGGCCTCGTAG
- a CDS encoding neutral/alkaline ceramidase — MGAYGEQSGPSRRTVLRGGAALGLGAAVAGTALPTAGAAEATTEAPYLVGRGMGDTTGACAENGMMGYSMPQQIDDGISMRLRARAFVIVDRATGKRIAWCVADQALIPVAAHAAIVAKLMSKYPGIYDYTNVCVTATHSHSTPGGCSHDFIYNLAILGFQQETFDAMVDGYVDAISAAHDDLKPGSITVGHTTLTDASRNRSQQAFELNPDADKAVFPDAIDPHMIVWRFTQGGTDIGAISWFPTHGTSLPNTNLLVSGDNKGYAAWAWEREQLGQDYLAGQPAFVSAFAQSAAGDMSPNLELKPGTGPTDDPWQNFAIIGDRQKTAMQSAWKSATEPISGSIDSIATYIDIGDIAIDSKWTPDGQEHHTTPAVIGASMLAGSVEDGPGLGYPEGWTGPLAKLWAMLPTMPPAPGWMLSEQQPKLCTLPVGLVGAAPSRVLIQVLKIGQFHIACTPCEVTIVAGLRIRRSVAATLGVPLDQVMIQSYSNGYAEYVTTPEEYASQQYEGGSTLYGRYELCAYQQELSSLAAKLQAGASIPVRSAGAPSPLGFIDLVPGVVYDNPPLGKRFGQVVTAPAASYKKGTQAQVVFVTGHPKNNLRRGSTFLEVQRKVGAAWQRVQDDGDFATKFTWKRTDVVLGTSTASITWDIPADAPSGTYRIVHHGSAKASLTGKISDFTGASTEFTVS; from the coding sequence ATGGGAGCGTATGGCGAACAATCCGGTCCCAGCCGGCGGACCGTGCTGCGCGGCGGTGCGGCGCTCGGCCTCGGCGCCGCCGTGGCCGGTACGGCACTGCCCACCGCCGGCGCGGCCGAGGCGACAACGGAGGCGCCATACCTCGTCGGCAGGGGCATGGGCGACACGACGGGTGCCTGCGCGGAGAACGGCATGATGGGCTATTCGATGCCGCAGCAGATCGACGACGGCATCTCCATGCGGTTGCGGGCGCGTGCCTTCGTCATCGTCGATCGCGCCACTGGCAAGCGGATCGCATGGTGTGTCGCCGACCAGGCGCTCATCCCGGTGGCCGCGCATGCCGCGATCGTCGCGAAGCTGATGTCGAAGTACCCGGGGATCTACGACTACACGAATGTGTGTGTCACAGCTACGCATTCGCACTCGACGCCCGGCGGATGCTCACACGACTTCATCTACAACCTGGCGATCCTCGGCTTCCAGCAGGAGACCTTCGACGCGATGGTCGACGGGTATGTCGATGCGATCAGCGCCGCGCACGACGACCTGAAGCCCGGCTCGATCACGGTCGGGCACACCACCCTGACCGACGCCAGCCGCAACCGCTCACAGCAGGCCTTCGAGCTCAACCCGGACGCCGACAAGGCCGTCTTCCCGGACGCGATCGACCCGCACATGATCGTCTGGCGCTTCACACAGGGCGGCACGGACATCGGCGCGATCTCGTGGTTCCCGACCCACGGGACCTCGCTGCCCAACACCAATCTGCTGGTCAGCGGCGACAACAAGGGGTATGCCGCCTGGGCGTGGGAGCGGGAGCAACTCGGACAGGACTACCTGGCGGGGCAGCCGGCGTTCGTGTCCGCGTTCGCGCAGTCGGCCGCGGGCGACATGTCCCCGAACCTGGAGCTGAAGCCGGGCACCGGACCGACCGACGACCCTTGGCAGAACTTCGCGATCATCGGCGACCGGCAGAAGACCGCGATGCAGTCGGCCTGGAAGTCGGCGACCGAGCCGATCAGCGGATCGATCGACAGTATCGCCACCTACATCGACATCGGCGACATCGCGATCGACTCGAAGTGGACACCGGACGGCCAGGAGCATCACACGACACCGGCCGTGATCGGCGCGTCGATGCTGGCCGGCAGTGTGGAGGACGGGCCGGGGCTGGGTTACCCGGAGGGCTGGACCGGGCCGCTGGCGAAGCTGTGGGCGATGTTGCCGACGATGCCGCCCGCGCCGGGCTGGATGCTGTCGGAGCAACAGCCGAAGCTGTGCACCCTGCCGGTCGGGCTCGTCGGCGCCGCGCCGAGCCGGGTGCTGATCCAGGTGCTCAAGATCGGTCAGTTCCACATCGCCTGCACCCCGTGCGAGGTGACGATCGTCGCCGGCCTGCGGATCCGGCGTTCCGTCGCGGCCACCCTCGGGGTGCCGCTGGACCAGGTGATGATCCAGTCCTACTCCAACGGGTACGCCGAATACGTCACAACGCCGGAGGAGTACGCCTCCCAGCAGTACGAGGGCGGATCGACGCTGTACGGCCGGTACGAGCTGTGCGCGTACCAGCAGGAATTGTCCTCCCTCGCGGCGAAACTGCAGGCCGGGGCGAGCATTCCGGTCCGCAGTGCGGGTGCTCCGTCGCCCCTGGGGTTCATCGACCTGGTGCCCGGCGTGGTCTACGACAACCCGCCGCTCGGCAAGAGGTTCGGCCAGGTGGTGACGGCACCCGCGGCGTCATACAAGAAGGGGACGCAGGCGCAGGTGGTCTTCGTCACCGGCCACCCGAAGAACAACCTGCGGCGTGGATCGACGTTCCTCGAGGTGCAGCGCAAGGTCGGCGCGGCCTGGCAACGGGTGCAGGACGATGGCGACTTCGCCACGAAGTTCACCTGGAAACGCACCGACGTAGTGCTCGGGACGTCGACGGCGTCGATCACCTGGGACATTCCCGCGGACGCACCGAGCGGCACCTACCGGATCGTGCACCACGGCTCCGCGAAGGCCTCGCTGACCGGGAAGATCTCCGACTTCACCGGAGCATCAACCGAATTCACGGTCAGCTGA